The following are encoded in a window of Nomia melanderi isolate GNS246 chromosome 6, iyNomMela1, whole genome shotgun sequence genomic DNA:
- the LOC116427961 gene encoding uncharacterized protein LOC116427961 isoform X23: MADNKEEISELVEKRAGAASEETNQRSSSAHNRHSLTKDVKRRRSLYDEDSLDGEPHSESEGRDSSGSAKDVDRAKLVRERQNEERQRKLEELRQQALAAQRFREQREEERRRRIDELRSRDNDRFVRNQVEERKRLICEAERERREAILRKNQEREARIEAKKRNERSHIVFAFGSSTPRMLEPADTGGSTFWGTRRATSTTNVMMFSAAQPLTRRSSERELDGSKKRATSAGGLDRKLGEDMKMSSSMYEVFNWNSSPDPPLTPAKHKRASLSLPPTTDIFAIDDKSDSDTRRPMIQRAASGEESDGTPGTPSSVYLRVNRRRTDLMPTIPSPRDGPPSSGRSSSAKAFTRSPGRTYSMSRLDQLAQPRKRPTELSTLTEQQSQPLSASSMSRSMSHLAASGGKSLKRSDNSRSMGTLPGAVPMPRPTKAEKLRRKAREHQIQQQQGIRSGEVTPNSPSRPHSSMSQQSASSVGSSNVNLRPRTTAPRRPRPASIAGTGVSVTERHNLSGDAKLTKDSKPPLPKVHNTPKKPSTPKMTEIKKPTEKLAKNAKASPRITPKATPLQSPGIEHEPFIRESTGEIIKNEGKEEIKSDDKQHEEKKDQGTEKSQQEISAAEQGIEEAKKSAIVEQPNPAPVTKQVKEESNLGQENQAAVPSQETPKKKEDKQEKKPPAETEAKQENIIEEQVDMSASMIAKIRITTEEEAKAAIAERRRLAREQAEREAELERQRLEEEARLEAERLRAEEEEQRRLEEESLRLANEAREAEEQRLRLAIEEAKRREEEDRRRKEEEARQKQEKEEAERKAREEAERQRIEMAERLKKEEEERLARRKRVEAIMLRTRGKNQSNTPTKGEGGDGDKLKEDNSPNDENKPAPGNKGEDVMTASLISEATQQFISGEQRAHHTENSTKTDIVHNGTHSNGINESKIVLDNNQGNVEGELNGHHTNHGNGINNQSITLDNATVKQNNVTNNLLDLTEFDSLSNSSSGPILQLTSNLANEDTLNSNLNPAAIPFTPMANTYMPTAANANVNPFQDSFINNKPQDNSQVPDLLS, translated from the exons CTGGAGCCGCTTCTGAGGAAACTAACCAAAGGTCCAGTTCTGCACACAATCGCCACTCTCTCACGAAGG ATGTGAAGCGACGACGAAGTCTCTACGACGAGGACTCCCTCGACGGCGAGCCGCATAGCGAGAGCGAAG GACGGGACTCGTCGGGAAGCGCGAAAGACGTGGACAGGGCGAAGCTCGTCCGCGAGAGACAGAACGAAGAGCGACAGCGGAAGTTGGAAGAGCTGAGACAGCAGGCCCTCGCCGCGCAGCGTTTCCGAGAGCAGCGGGAGGAGGAACGCCGGAGGCGCATCGACGAACTCAGATCGCGTGACAACGACAGGTTTGT ACGAAACCAAGTGGAAGAAAGAAAACGTTTGATATGCGAggcggagagggagagaaggGAGGCGATCCTCCGGAAGAACCAGGAGCGAGAGGCGCGCATAGAGGCGAAGAAGAGGAACGAGAGGTCGCACATCGTGTTCGCGTTCGGAAGCTCCACGCCGAGGATGCTGGAGCCTGCCGACACCGGTGGCTCCACTTTCTGGGGAACGCGTAGAGCAACGTCCACCACGAACGTGATGATGTTTTCGGCCGCTCAGCCGTTGACGAGGAGGTCCTCCGAAAGGGAGCTCGACGGCAGCAAGAAACGAGCCACTTCCGCCGGCGGTCTAGACCGGAAGCTCGGCGAAG ATATGAAAATGTCCTCGTCCATGTACGAGGTGTTCAATTGGAATTCTAGCCCCGATCCTCCCTTAACCCCCGCCAAACATAAGAGAGCCAGCCTCTCTCTGCCTCCTACAACTGACATCTTTGCCATCGATGATAAGTCTGATAGCGACACTAGGCGTCCGATGATTCAGCGGGCTGCCAGTG GTGAAGAGAGCGACGGGACACCGGGAACACCTAGCTCGGTTTACCTGCGCGTGAACAGGAGGCGCACCGATCTGATGCCGACGATACCGTCGCCGCGCGATGGCCCGCCGTCGTCGGGACGCAGCTCCAGCGCGAAGGCCTTCACACGCTCGCCAGGTAGGACTTACTCCATGTCCAGGCTGGACCAGCTCGCGCAGCCTAGGAAACGTCCGACAGAACTTAGCACACTGACGGAACAGCAAAGCCAGCCTCTGAGCGCTTCTAGCATGAGTCGCAGCATGTCACACTTAGCTGCGTCCGGCGGCAAGAGCCTAAAACGCTCAGATAACTCACGTAGCATGGGCACGCTGCCGGGCGCAGTCCCGATGCCGAGACCAACGAAGGCCGAGAAACTCCGTCGCAAAGCACGCGAGCATCAGATCCAACAGCAGCAAG GCATCCGCAGCGGGGAGGTGACACCGAACAGCCCATCACGACCGCACAGCTCCATGAGCCAGCAAAGCGCCAGCAGCGTGGGCAGCAGTAACGTCAATCTGCGTCCCCGTACAACTGCCCCGCGTCGGCCGCGACCTGCTTCTATTGCCGGTACCGGTGTTTCGGTCACAGAACGACACA ATCTGTCCGGCGATGCGAAACTGACAAAGGATTCAAAGCCGCCACTGCCAAAGGTCCACAACACTCCAAAGAAACCTTCCACGCCGAAGATGACCGAGATCAAGAAGCCCACGGAAAAGCTCGCGAAGAACGCGAAAGCGTCCCCGCGGATAACCCCGAAAGCGACGCCGCTCCAGAGCCCGGGGATCGAGCATGAGCCGTTCATTCGAGAGAGCACAGGGGAGATAATCAAGAACGAGGGGAAGGAAGAAATAAAGTCGGATGATAAGCAGCACGAGGAGAAGAAAGACCAGGGCACGGAAAAGTCGCAG CAGGAGATCAGCGCAGCGGAACAAGGTATCGAAGAAGCGAAGAAGTCGGCCATCGTTGAACAGCCCAATCCTGCACCGGTGACAAAACAAGTGAAAGAAGAGAGCAATTTGGGTCAGGAGAATCAAGCAGCCGTACCGTCACAAGAGACACCCAAGAAGAAAGAGGACAAGCAAGAGAAGAAGCCTCCAGCGGAAACTgaagcgaaacaagaaaacattATTGAAGAACAGGTCGACATGTCTG CCTCGATGATAGCGAAGATCAGAATTACCACAGAGGAGGAGGCCAAAGCAGCTATCGCGGAACGTAGAAGATTGGCCAGAGAGCAAGCAGAACGGGAAGCCGAACTCGAACGTCAACGTCTG GAGGAGGAAGCACGTTTGGAAGCCGAGAGACTACGCGCCGAAGAGGAAGAGCAACGGCGTTTGGAAGAGGAATCGCTCCGTTTGGCCAACGAAGCTCGAGAAGCCGAAGAACAGAGACTGAGACTGGCTATCGAGGAGGCGAAACGTCGCGAGGAGGAGGACaggagaagaaaagaagaagaggcTCGTCAGAAACAGGAGAAAGAAGAGGCTGAACGGAAAGCGAGGGAAGAAGCCGAAAG ACAGCGGATCGAAATGGCTGAACGTCTcaaaaaggaagaagaggaaagacTCGCCAGACGTAAGCGCGTCGAGGCAATCATGCTTAGAACTCGGGGGAAAAATCAGAGCAACACACCCACCAAG GGCGAAGGTGGTGACGGCGACAAGTTGAAAGAAGACAACAGCCCGAACGATGAGAACAAACCAGCACCAGGTAACAAAGGGGAAGACGTGATGACAGCCAGCCTGATATCCGAGGCGACTCAGCAATTCATTAGCGGTGAACAGCGGGCTCATCACACGGAGAACAGCACGAAAACGGATATTGTGCATAACGGCACGCATAGTAACGGCATTAATGAAAGTAAAATTGTATTGGATAATAATCAGGGTAACGTGGAGGGAGAACTGAACGGTCATCATACGAATCACGGAAACGGTATCAACAATCAATCGATTACACTGGATAATGCCACCGt CAAACAAAACAACGTGACCAACAACCTGTTAGACCTAACGGAATTCGACTCTCTCAGTAATAGCAGTAGTGGCCCAATACTCCAACTGACCAGCAatctggccaatgaagacacCCTCAACTCGAACCTAAACCCAGCAGCTATACCCTTCACTCCAATGGCCAACACATACATGCCCACTGCTGCTAATGCCAATGTAAATCCGTTCCAGGATTCTTTTATAAACAACAAACCGCAAGATAATAGTCAAGTACCAG ATCTTTTATCATAA
- the LOC116427961 gene encoding uncharacterized protein LOC116427961 isoform X20: MVVAMLADYGQPDLAGAASEETNQRSSSAHNRHSLTKEQTMHWFAQIGGDEAAPDSSDVKRRRSLYDEDSLDGEPHSESEGRDSSGSAKDVDRAKLVRERQNEERQRKLEELRQQALAAQRFREQREEERRRRIDELRSRDNDRFVRNQVEERKRLICEAERERREAILRKNQEREARIEAKKRNERSHIVFAFGSSTPRMLEPADTGGSTFWGTRRATSTTNVMMFSAAQPLTRRSSERELDGSKKRATSAGGLDRKLGEDMKMSSSMYEVFNWNSSPDPPLTPAKHKRASLSLPPTTDIFAIDDKSDSDTRRPMIQRAASGEESDGTPGTPSSVYLRVNRRRTDLMPTIPSPRDGPPSSGRSSSAKAFTRSPGRTYSMSRLDQLAQPRKRPTELSTLTEQQSQPLSASSMSRSMSHLAASGGKSLKRSDNSRSMGTLPGAVPMPRPTKAEKLRRKAREHQIQQQQGIRSGEVTPNSPSRPHSSMSQQSASSVGSSNVNLRPRTTAPRRPRPASIAGTGVSVTERHNLSGDAKLTKDSKPPLPKVHNTPKKPSTPKMTEIKKPTEKLAKNAKASPRITPKATPLQSPGIEHEPFIRESTGEIIKNEGKEEIKSDDKQHEEKKDQGTEKSQQEISAAEQGIEEAKKSAIVEQPNPAPVTKQVKEESNLGQENQAAVPSQETPKKKEDKQEKKPPAETEAKQENIIEEQVDMSASMIAKIRITTEEEAKAAIAERRRLAREQAEREAELERQRLEEEARLEAERLRAEEEEQRRLEEESLRLANEAREAEEQRLRLAIEEAKRREEEDRRRKEEEARQKQEKEEAERKAREEAERQRIEMAERLKKEEEERLARRKRVEAIMLRTRGKNQSNTPTKGEGGDGDKLKEDNSPNDENKPAPGNKGEDVMTASLISEATQQFISGEQRAHHTENSTKTDIVHNGTHSNGINESKIVLDNNQGNVEGELNGHHTNHGNGINNQSITLDNATVKQNNVTNNLLDLTEFDSLSNSSSGPILQLTSNLANEDTLNSNLNPAAIPFTPMANTYMPTAANANVNPFQDSFINNKPQDNSQVPDLLS; this comes from the exons CTGGAGCCGCTTCTGAGGAAACTAACCAAAGGTCCAGTTCTGCACACAATCGCCACTCTCTCACGAAGG AGCAAACGATGCACTGGTTCGCCCAAATCGGAGGTGACGAGGCCGCTCCCGACTCGTCAG ATGTGAAGCGACGACGAAGTCTCTACGACGAGGACTCCCTCGACGGCGAGCCGCATAGCGAGAGCGAAG GACGGGACTCGTCGGGAAGCGCGAAAGACGTGGACAGGGCGAAGCTCGTCCGCGAGAGACAGAACGAAGAGCGACAGCGGAAGTTGGAAGAGCTGAGACAGCAGGCCCTCGCCGCGCAGCGTTTCCGAGAGCAGCGGGAGGAGGAACGCCGGAGGCGCATCGACGAACTCAGATCGCGTGACAACGACAGGTTTGT ACGAAACCAAGTGGAAGAAAGAAAACGTTTGATATGCGAggcggagagggagagaaggGAGGCGATCCTCCGGAAGAACCAGGAGCGAGAGGCGCGCATAGAGGCGAAGAAGAGGAACGAGAGGTCGCACATCGTGTTCGCGTTCGGAAGCTCCACGCCGAGGATGCTGGAGCCTGCCGACACCGGTGGCTCCACTTTCTGGGGAACGCGTAGAGCAACGTCCACCACGAACGTGATGATGTTTTCGGCCGCTCAGCCGTTGACGAGGAGGTCCTCCGAAAGGGAGCTCGACGGCAGCAAGAAACGAGCCACTTCCGCCGGCGGTCTAGACCGGAAGCTCGGCGAAG ATATGAAAATGTCCTCGTCCATGTACGAGGTGTTCAATTGGAATTCTAGCCCCGATCCTCCCTTAACCCCCGCCAAACATAAGAGAGCCAGCCTCTCTCTGCCTCCTACAACTGACATCTTTGCCATCGATGATAAGTCTGATAGCGACACTAGGCGTCCGATGATTCAGCGGGCTGCCAGTG GTGAAGAGAGCGACGGGACACCGGGAACACCTAGCTCGGTTTACCTGCGCGTGAACAGGAGGCGCACCGATCTGATGCCGACGATACCGTCGCCGCGCGATGGCCCGCCGTCGTCGGGACGCAGCTCCAGCGCGAAGGCCTTCACACGCTCGCCAGGTAGGACTTACTCCATGTCCAGGCTGGACCAGCTCGCGCAGCCTAGGAAACGTCCGACAGAACTTAGCACACTGACGGAACAGCAAAGCCAGCCTCTGAGCGCTTCTAGCATGAGTCGCAGCATGTCACACTTAGCTGCGTCCGGCGGCAAGAGCCTAAAACGCTCAGATAACTCACGTAGCATGGGCACGCTGCCGGGCGCAGTCCCGATGCCGAGACCAACGAAGGCCGAGAAACTCCGTCGCAAAGCACGCGAGCATCAGATCCAACAGCAGCAAG GCATCCGCAGCGGGGAGGTGACACCGAACAGCCCATCACGACCGCACAGCTCCATGAGCCAGCAAAGCGCCAGCAGCGTGGGCAGCAGTAACGTCAATCTGCGTCCCCGTACAACTGCCCCGCGTCGGCCGCGACCTGCTTCTATTGCCGGTACCGGTGTTTCGGTCACAGAACGACACA ATCTGTCCGGCGATGCGAAACTGACAAAGGATTCAAAGCCGCCACTGCCAAAGGTCCACAACACTCCAAAGAAACCTTCCACGCCGAAGATGACCGAGATCAAGAAGCCCACGGAAAAGCTCGCGAAGAACGCGAAAGCGTCCCCGCGGATAACCCCGAAAGCGACGCCGCTCCAGAGCCCGGGGATCGAGCATGAGCCGTTCATTCGAGAGAGCACAGGGGAGATAATCAAGAACGAGGGGAAGGAAGAAATAAAGTCGGATGATAAGCAGCACGAGGAGAAGAAAGACCAGGGCACGGAAAAGTCGCAG CAGGAGATCAGCGCAGCGGAACAAGGTATCGAAGAAGCGAAGAAGTCGGCCATCGTTGAACAGCCCAATCCTGCACCGGTGACAAAACAAGTGAAAGAAGAGAGCAATTTGGGTCAGGAGAATCAAGCAGCCGTACCGTCACAAGAGACACCCAAGAAGAAAGAGGACAAGCAAGAGAAGAAGCCTCCAGCGGAAACTgaagcgaaacaagaaaacattATTGAAGAACAGGTCGACATGTCTG CCTCGATGATAGCGAAGATCAGAATTACCACAGAGGAGGAGGCCAAAGCAGCTATCGCGGAACGTAGAAGATTGGCCAGAGAGCAAGCAGAACGGGAAGCCGAACTCGAACGTCAACGTCTG GAGGAGGAAGCACGTTTGGAAGCCGAGAGACTACGCGCCGAAGAGGAAGAGCAACGGCGTTTGGAAGAGGAATCGCTCCGTTTGGCCAACGAAGCTCGAGAAGCCGAAGAACAGAGACTGAGACTGGCTATCGAGGAGGCGAAACGTCGCGAGGAGGAGGACaggagaagaaaagaagaagaggcTCGTCAGAAACAGGAGAAAGAAGAGGCTGAACGGAAAGCGAGGGAAGAAGCCGAAAG ACAGCGGATCGAAATGGCTGAACGTCTcaaaaaggaagaagaggaaagacTCGCCAGACGTAAGCGCGTCGAGGCAATCATGCTTAGAACTCGGGGGAAAAATCAGAGCAACACACCCACCAAG GGCGAAGGTGGTGACGGCGACAAGTTGAAAGAAGACAACAGCCCGAACGATGAGAACAAACCAGCACCAGGTAACAAAGGGGAAGACGTGATGACAGCCAGCCTGATATCCGAGGCGACTCAGCAATTCATTAGCGGTGAACAGCGGGCTCATCACACGGAGAACAGCACGAAAACGGATATTGTGCATAACGGCACGCATAGTAACGGCATTAATGAAAGTAAAATTGTATTGGATAATAATCAGGGTAACGTGGAGGGAGAACTGAACGGTCATCATACGAATCACGGAAACGGTATCAACAATCAATCGATTACACTGGATAATGCCACCGt CAAACAAAACAACGTGACCAACAACCTGTTAGACCTAACGGAATTCGACTCTCTCAGTAATAGCAGTAGTGGCCCAATACTCCAACTGACCAGCAatctggccaatgaagacacCCTCAACTCGAACCTAAACCCAGCAGCTATACCCTTCACTCCAATGGCCAACACATACATGCCCACTGCTGCTAATGCCAATGTAAATCCGTTCCAGGATTCTTTTATAAACAACAAACCGCAAGATAATAGTCAAGTACCAG ATCTTTTATCATAA
- the LOC116427961 gene encoding uncharacterized protein LOC116427961 isoform X22 yields the protein MRTESPAAVRCPLVTSASGKQAYSRSQDNGWYLSHCPYRAGAASEETNQRSSSAHNRHSLTKGRDSSGSAKDVDRAKLVRERQNEERQRKLEELRQQALAAQRFREQREEERRRRIDELRSRDNDRFVRNQVEERKRLICEAERERREAILRKNQEREARIEAKKRNERSHIVFAFGSSTPRMLEPADTGGSTFWGTRRATSTTNVMMFSAAQPLTRRSSERELDGSKKRATSAGGLDRKLGEDMKMSSSMYEVFNWNSSPDPPLTPAKHKRASLSLPPTTDIFAIDDKSDSDTRRPMIQRAASGEESDGTPGTPSSVYLRVNRRRTDLMPTIPSPRDGPPSSGRSSSAKAFTRSPGRTYSMSRLDQLAQPRKRPTELSTLTEQQSQPLSASSMSRSMSHLAASGGKSLKRSDNSRSMGTLPGAVPMPRPTKAEKLRRKAREHQIQQQQGIRSGEVTPNSPSRPHSSMSQQSASSVGSSNVNLRPRTTAPRRPRPASIAGTGVSVTERHNLSGDAKLTKDSKPPLPKVHNTPKKPSTPKMTEIKKPTEKLAKNAKASPRITPKATPLQSPGIEHEPFIRESTGEIIKNEGKEEIKSDDKQHEEKKDQGTEKSQQEISAAEQGIEEAKKSAIVEQPNPAPVTKQVKEESNLGQENQAAVPSQETPKKKEDKQEKKPPAETEAKQENIIEEQVDMSASMIAKIRITTEEEAKAAIAERRRLAREQAEREAELERQRLEEEARLEAERLRAEEEEQRRLEEESLRLANEAREAEEQRLRLAIEEAKRREEEDRRRKEEEARQKQEKEEAERKAREEAERQRIEMAERLKKEEEERLARRKRVEAIMLRTRGKNQSNTPTKGEGGDGDKLKEDNSPNDENKPAPGNKGEDVMTASLISEATQQFISGEQRAHHTENSTKTDIVHNGTHSNGINESKIVLDNNQGNVEGELNGHHTNHGNGINNQSITLDNATVKQNNVTNNLLDLTEFDSLSNSSSGPILQLTSNLANEDTLNSNLNPAAIPFTPMANTYMPTAANANVNPFQDSFINNKPQDNSQVPDLLS from the exons CTGGAGCCGCTTCTGAGGAAACTAACCAAAGGTCCAGTTCTGCACACAATCGCCACTCTCTCACGAAGG GACGGGACTCGTCGGGAAGCGCGAAAGACGTGGACAGGGCGAAGCTCGTCCGCGAGAGACAGAACGAAGAGCGACAGCGGAAGTTGGAAGAGCTGAGACAGCAGGCCCTCGCCGCGCAGCGTTTCCGAGAGCAGCGGGAGGAGGAACGCCGGAGGCGCATCGACGAACTCAGATCGCGTGACAACGACAGGTTTGT ACGAAACCAAGTGGAAGAAAGAAAACGTTTGATATGCGAggcggagagggagagaaggGAGGCGATCCTCCGGAAGAACCAGGAGCGAGAGGCGCGCATAGAGGCGAAGAAGAGGAACGAGAGGTCGCACATCGTGTTCGCGTTCGGAAGCTCCACGCCGAGGATGCTGGAGCCTGCCGACACCGGTGGCTCCACTTTCTGGGGAACGCGTAGAGCAACGTCCACCACGAACGTGATGATGTTTTCGGCCGCTCAGCCGTTGACGAGGAGGTCCTCCGAAAGGGAGCTCGACGGCAGCAAGAAACGAGCCACTTCCGCCGGCGGTCTAGACCGGAAGCTCGGCGAAG ATATGAAAATGTCCTCGTCCATGTACGAGGTGTTCAATTGGAATTCTAGCCCCGATCCTCCCTTAACCCCCGCCAAACATAAGAGAGCCAGCCTCTCTCTGCCTCCTACAACTGACATCTTTGCCATCGATGATAAGTCTGATAGCGACACTAGGCGTCCGATGATTCAGCGGGCTGCCAGTG GTGAAGAGAGCGACGGGACACCGGGAACACCTAGCTCGGTTTACCTGCGCGTGAACAGGAGGCGCACCGATCTGATGCCGACGATACCGTCGCCGCGCGATGGCCCGCCGTCGTCGGGACGCAGCTCCAGCGCGAAGGCCTTCACACGCTCGCCAGGTAGGACTTACTCCATGTCCAGGCTGGACCAGCTCGCGCAGCCTAGGAAACGTCCGACAGAACTTAGCACACTGACGGAACAGCAAAGCCAGCCTCTGAGCGCTTCTAGCATGAGTCGCAGCATGTCACACTTAGCTGCGTCCGGCGGCAAGAGCCTAAAACGCTCAGATAACTCACGTAGCATGGGCACGCTGCCGGGCGCAGTCCCGATGCCGAGACCAACGAAGGCCGAGAAACTCCGTCGCAAAGCACGCGAGCATCAGATCCAACAGCAGCAAG GCATCCGCAGCGGGGAGGTGACACCGAACAGCCCATCACGACCGCACAGCTCCATGAGCCAGCAAAGCGCCAGCAGCGTGGGCAGCAGTAACGTCAATCTGCGTCCCCGTACAACTGCCCCGCGTCGGCCGCGACCTGCTTCTATTGCCGGTACCGGTGTTTCGGTCACAGAACGACACA ATCTGTCCGGCGATGCGAAACTGACAAAGGATTCAAAGCCGCCACTGCCAAAGGTCCACAACACTCCAAAGAAACCTTCCACGCCGAAGATGACCGAGATCAAGAAGCCCACGGAAAAGCTCGCGAAGAACGCGAAAGCGTCCCCGCGGATAACCCCGAAAGCGACGCCGCTCCAGAGCCCGGGGATCGAGCATGAGCCGTTCATTCGAGAGAGCACAGGGGAGATAATCAAGAACGAGGGGAAGGAAGAAATAAAGTCGGATGATAAGCAGCACGAGGAGAAGAAAGACCAGGGCACGGAAAAGTCGCAG CAGGAGATCAGCGCAGCGGAACAAGGTATCGAAGAAGCGAAGAAGTCGGCCATCGTTGAACAGCCCAATCCTGCACCGGTGACAAAACAAGTGAAAGAAGAGAGCAATTTGGGTCAGGAGAATCAAGCAGCCGTACCGTCACAAGAGACACCCAAGAAGAAAGAGGACAAGCAAGAGAAGAAGCCTCCAGCGGAAACTgaagcgaaacaagaaaacattATTGAAGAACAGGTCGACATGTCTG CCTCGATGATAGCGAAGATCAGAATTACCACAGAGGAGGAGGCCAAAGCAGCTATCGCGGAACGTAGAAGATTGGCCAGAGAGCAAGCAGAACGGGAAGCCGAACTCGAACGTCAACGTCTG GAGGAGGAAGCACGTTTGGAAGCCGAGAGACTACGCGCCGAAGAGGAAGAGCAACGGCGTTTGGAAGAGGAATCGCTCCGTTTGGCCAACGAAGCTCGAGAAGCCGAAGAACAGAGACTGAGACTGGCTATCGAGGAGGCGAAACGTCGCGAGGAGGAGGACaggagaagaaaagaagaagaggcTCGTCAGAAACAGGAGAAAGAAGAGGCTGAACGGAAAGCGAGGGAAGAAGCCGAAAG ACAGCGGATCGAAATGGCTGAACGTCTcaaaaaggaagaagaggaaagacTCGCCAGACGTAAGCGCGTCGAGGCAATCATGCTTAGAACTCGGGGGAAAAATCAGAGCAACACACCCACCAAG GGCGAAGGTGGTGACGGCGACAAGTTGAAAGAAGACAACAGCCCGAACGATGAGAACAAACCAGCACCAGGTAACAAAGGGGAAGACGTGATGACAGCCAGCCTGATATCCGAGGCGACTCAGCAATTCATTAGCGGTGAACAGCGGGCTCATCACACGGAGAACAGCACGAAAACGGATATTGTGCATAACGGCACGCATAGTAACGGCATTAATGAAAGTAAAATTGTATTGGATAATAATCAGGGTAACGTGGAGGGAGAACTGAACGGTCATCATACGAATCACGGAAACGGTATCAACAATCAATCGATTACACTGGATAATGCCACCGt CAAACAAAACAACGTGACCAACAACCTGTTAGACCTAACGGAATTCGACTCTCTCAGTAATAGCAGTAGTGGCCCAATACTCCAACTGACCAGCAatctggccaatgaagacacCCTCAACTCGAACCTAAACCCAGCAGCTATACCCTTCACTCCAATGGCCAACACATACATGCCCACTGCTGCTAATGCCAATGTAAATCCGTTCCAGGATTCTTTTATAAACAACAAACCGCAAGATAATAGTCAAGTACCAG ATCTTTTATCATAA